CCCCCCGTTATTCCGCTCTAAACTTAGAAAACCACTATCCGGCCTATAGCGTGGGAGAACGCATAGGAAGCTGTCCTTGCAGCTTATGGAGACATGGGCTGGCAAGTGTGTTACAACGTGCACGACACACGGAAAGGAGGCCCCAATGGGTGCCAGCACAACGATGACGATCCGCGTCACGCCCGATCTCAAGGAGAAGCTGGGCCGACTGGCGCACAATACGCGCCGCACGCGGTCCTATCTCGCGGCCGAAGCCGTCGAATCCTATGTAAACCGCGAACTGCGTATCATCGAAGGTATTCAGCGCGGGCTTGCCGACATGGAGGCAGGCCGGGTTACGCCGCATAAGGAAGCGATGGACCGGATTGATGCCGCGATAGAAGCCGCCAGCAACAACGCCGCATGAGGCATGTGCAATGGTCAGACGACGCGCTGGATGATCTGGAATGGCAAGCCGTCGCCATCGCGAAGGACAACCCCGACGCTGCGCGTCGGGTCGCGAGGCGGATTCGAGCGACAGGCGACAATCTTGCCGATTTCGCAACAGGACACCCCGGACGGGTCAGCGGCACATATGAAAAGTCGGTCGCCGGGCTCCCCTACATCATCGCTTATGCGCTGAGCGAGGATGAAAGCGTGGTGACGATCCTCCACGTCATCCACACATCGCGGAATTGGCCGGAGGAAGAATGGCCGCAATAGAGCGGTGAATCGGATGAACGAACCCCAATAGCGCCCGCGCGGCCCCAGGGCCGCGCCCGCCGCACCGCTTTGGCGGTGAGGAGCGCCCCCGCCAAGGTGGGGGCGCTGGCGCGTCGCCCTTACGCCTCGGCCGTCTCCACATCGGCCCGCCGCCATAACCGGATGAGTTTCACGATCTCCGCCCTGCGGCCAAAGGCATCGGCATAGGTCGCGACGCCCTGCTGACCGAGAAACGCGAACAGGGTCGTCATGTCCGCCGCGATCGCGCGGTCCACGCTGAATAGGTCGGCTATATCGAAACCACCCCAATCCGACGCGTTCCACCATGCCAGCAGGAAATTCGCGGTGATGCGTGACTGTCCCGTGTCTGACAAAGCCACGGTCAACAGGCGATCAAGCGCCGCCTGCGCTTCGGAATGAGGGATATTGCCGGTTTCGTTCATCTCGCACCTCTTGGCCTGCATCATGGCGCATCGCGATCAGAAGGCAAAGGCTCCCTGAAACGCATTGGATGCCTAGAAGGCGAAAGCAGCCTGTCCGCTGCTTTCGGTGAAGCTGACGCTATCACCCGCCGCATAGCGGTCACGGCCTAGCTGGGACCATTGGAGGTAGCCGGAACGGTCGCGACTGAACCATCCGTCCTCGACGCCGATGATGAAGCCCCATGCCAAATCCTCGGCACAGTCGGGGCCGGAATTGATCGGCCAATGCTCGCTGCCATTGTCCTGTCGGCAAATCGTGGGCTGCCTGAATGCACGAGTGATCGCGCTCCGGTCGGCGGGTTCGGTCGCGCCCATTTCGCGCATGATCGCTCGCGCCTCCGCCGTGTTGATAAGACCGGCGGCCTTCTTGTCCTCATGGTCGGAATAGCGGCACCCGTAGGCGACGGCCCGCATGATGCAGCCGGGTTCGGTGAAATCCTGCGTTTCGAGCAATTCGCGCCATTTGCCTGCGCTGATAAGGTCGACGGCGTGCCACCAGCGCGCCGTGGGAGCGGTAGTATAACCGAAGCGGTTGGGAGCGCCGTTGCGGTCGATCTCGAAGCCCAGCGCCGCTTCTACGCGCCGCACATAGGGATGTTCGGCCAGCAGGGGATGGCGAAGCCCGATCCTGCGAGGCTGGTCGCCATCGGGCGGGCAAACCTCGATAGGGAAGCGGAACATGCGCGAGGGCAGATTCCAAGGCGCGGCAAGCGCGAAGTCACGGGGCACGTCGAACGAACGGTTTATGTCCAGAATGGCGTGGTTCGGCGCAAAGCCCGCCGCGACGATCTGTTCGCCCAGCTCGTCTTTGATTGCTTCGGTCATCGCCCCGCCTCCTTGCTGGTCACACGGTCCAGAAGGCGCACCATCTGCGCGGAAAGCGATTTGGCGGTGCCAAGGACATTGGCCCTGTCGTTCGTATAGTAGGCCACACTAGGCCACCCGCTCGGCGTGATCCGGTGCCAGTCGGCACTATGCTGACGCTGATCGGCAAGAGCGATAGACGCGAGGCGGTATGTGATCCGATATTCTCCGTCCGCCTTGGTGATCGCCATATGCGGCAAGGCGCGGATCGCGGCAAAAAGCTCCTGATCGTTGGTCATGGCGCGTCCTCCATCCCCGTCTCGAAGGTGCGCCGCTCGGCCATATAGTCGCCGCTCCGCTCGCAATCCTCGCAAGTCTCGTGATCGTGAACCGATACAAGGGTCCACTCCTGCGCCTCGGCGTCCCATGCGGCCGCTGCGTCCTTAAGAATGCTGGCGCTCCCGCAGTGAGG
This genomic stretch from Tardibacter chloracetimidivorans harbors:
- a CDS encoding CopG family ribbon-helix-helix protein, which translates into the protein MGASTTMTIRVTPDLKEKLGRLAHNTRRTRSYLAAEAVESYVNRELRIIEGIQRGLADMEAGRVTPHKEAMDRIDAAIEAASNNAA
- a CDS encoding type II toxin-antitoxin system RelE/ParE family toxin, with the protein product MRHVQWSDDALDDLEWQAVAIAKDNPDAARRVARRIRATGDNLADFATGHPGRVSGTYEKSVAGLPYIIAYALSEDESVVTILHVIHTSRNWPEEEWPQ
- a CDS encoding DUF7673 family protein, with the translated sequence MQAKRCEMNETGNIPHSEAQAALDRLLTVALSDTGQSRITANFLLAWWNASDWGGFDIADLFSVDRAIAADMTTLFAFLGQQGVATYADAFGRRAEIVKLIRLWRRADVETAEA